Part of the Solanum pennellii chromosome 10, SPENNV200 genome is shown below.
GGTGGTAGTAAAATTGGTTGAGTTAAGTGAagaggttttgttttttttataggCATATTGAGCATTTgattattttgttgatttttgagCTCTGggttttcaaaatttatcttttttacgGATGTTTGATTTCTAAGATTTTGTTTTTCTGTTGATTTTAACTCCTCAGATACCTGAATTGTTATATGAGTTCATAGTTCTGTATTGGTTCTAAAATTGGTTGAGTCCACTGAAGAGCTTTTGTCCTTCTATAGGCATTTTGagtacttaattattttaacacTCGATAGACAAGTGGTGAAAGTTATCTTAACCTTTTAAGGAAGTGTCTTGCTATTTTCTATGCATTTTTATCTTTTGGTCTATTGATAACAgtgtattttctttcttatgaCCTAAAGTTTCATTTCTCCATCGTTTACTACTTCATCTTATATTTATGCCACCATGGGCAAATGAATTGGGCTTCGAAAGATGGAAAAGGAAGAAAGTGGTAGAAGTAGTGTTTCTATAAGTTTGAAATGGGTTGCACATTTgttgattttgtatttttgtctCCCTGAATATATTGAAATATTACATGTGTTCCCTTCTTGGTGCACAACAGGAGAAAGTACTGAACCTCCTTCATTACTTGCATGTCCATAGGGTGTACTTgttcttttaaagaaaaatatgattatgCCAACCTTTTGACATATAGCTAACCCAAAGTAATTTGGGTGTGAAACAGTTGATGACTAATTGGTTGATTGATTGATGTATATACGTCAACAGGAAAAAAGCTAACATAAATGTGGTCTGCAGGCCTGCTTATTTGTTGTATGAGAAAATCTGCAACACGAAACAGTCATGGCAGAGAATACTGAAATTGATGACCGTGTGGATCTTGACGATGAAAATTACTCTGAGGAAGAGGAAGATGCAGATGCAGAACTGATAGAAGATGAAGGAGCTGGAGAAGTCGGTGATGAAAATGGCGAAGAACAATCGTATGATTCTGGAGGTGGAGACAGTGGGAGAGAGCAGTCTCCAGAGGCAGATATGGGTGATGTTTCGGAGCCTGCTGCAGATGAAGAAAAGCCTAGTGCTTCTCTTTCTGAAGAGGAACAAAAAGAGCATGCTGAACTTCTAGCTCTCCCTCCACATGGGTCTGAGGTTTTTATTGGTGGTATTCCTCGAGATGTTTCTGAAGAAGACTTGAGGGATCTCTGTGAACCACTCGGTGAAATACATGAGGTAGTTCCAATTACTACCCtggaagtaatgtgaaagttttGCAAGAGGCATATGTTTGTGACATACTTCAATTGTTTGCTTTTCCCTGATTATGGCATCGTCTCATATCTTGGCAGGTCAGAGTCATGAGAAATAGGGATACTGGTGAAAGCAAGGGTTTTGCCTTTGTAGCATTCAAAACAAAAGATGAGGCACAAAAGACTATTGAAGAATTGCATAACAAAGAATATAAGGTGATTTCTGCATCCTCACTTGGCTTTATTGATCATTTTTTTCTATAACTCTATCTTCTCTTTTAGTTTAAGTGGATAATTGtgtaatttatttgtttttgtgttcATTATCAATCCAGGGAAAAACCTTAAGGTGTTCGCTGTCAGAAACTAAATACAGATTGTTCATTGGTAATGTACCAAAGAGCTGGTCTGATGATGACTTCAGAAAAGTCATTGATGGGACTGGTCCTGGTGCAGAATTAATAGAACTCATAAAGGTGTGTATTGATGTCCTAAACACTTACATAAATAGCTGTAGCTCCATAATTGGCATCTCATGGAGAATTATAAACTTCTAATATTTGACTGAAGGATCCTCAAAACCCAGCACGTAATAGGGGTTTTGCTTTTGTTGAATATTACAATAATGCCTGTGCGGATTACTCTCGGAGAAAAATGGTAAGTACAAACTTTAAGCTGGAGGGAAATTCACCAACTGTCACCTGGGCTGATCCGAAGATTACACCTGATCATTCTTCTGCCGCTGCTCAGGTAAAATCCATATATCTCACAGTTACTTGAGTAgcttttatgaaaaatactCTTGATATGTTGTTTCTCCAAGTGTCAAATGTCACATGCTTGGTGTTTGATTTGTTACTATGAACCCTTACCAACAGCAGAATGAGCAGtccataattctttttttttttcagttgtGGCCTTGTTGGCTTGACTGCAGTATGCTACCTGTCCtaccccccccctccccctGTATTTCCAGAAAATTGCTTTcatcttcttatttttctttttattgggTTCAAGTCAaacttcttttctttgtttgcTGCATGTGGGTGTGGCTAGGAGTGAGAAGGGGAATGCGGCTGGTATTTAAGGCACAATAGATAAACATGACCCTTAACTTGGTGTCAATTGGCAACTATGACCtttaactttgggtgtgcacaagtagacacttaaacttttataaaattgaGCAAATGGCTACATGGCACCCTACATGTCAATTTTGTATCCTACATGGCATCTACGTGTATTATGCCATGTTGGACACTTGTGTCCATTTGCTCAATTtcatacaagtttaagtgcctacttgtgcacacccaaagttaaaGATCATAGTTGCCAATTGATGCCAAGTTAAggttcatgtttatgtattatgcttatTTTTAATGTGCATAAAActtctgaacttatttttattaaatgtttgagTTGCATTAGATACTATTGAGTCAGAAAACTGTGATGGTAGCTCAAACTTATTGGTTTTCTGGGTGTGCTGTAAACATAGGTGGGGCAGAGTTGTGGTGGGTAGCTTTACTGCCAAAATCATAGTGTATATGATCTGTTGAGAACTAAAACTCGTAAACCTAGTGCCATGCCAAAGATACTCTTAAATGATTATGGAAAAGTGGAGTAGCAGAATTAATGGAAGAACAAGTaaataatcacaaaataaaatagatgaAGGTGTAGAAATAGAAGTTAGattaatcacaaaataaaatagatgaAGGTGTAGAAATAGAAGTTTGATACAAAATTGAATTCAATAGGCAATAATTGGCAAAAAAGCCTTTCAATTGGGAAATTTCAATTCAGCACCAACAGCATTTGAATCTCCCAAGAGGCAATCAAGTCAAGCAGCACCCAATGAGGGTTTGGAAGTTGAGTAAGGATACAATCTATATTCATCAAAGGCTAGGTAAGAAGGAAGAACTAACTATTTATACTATGGGTTATATTGGTCTATAATAAGTACCCAAATTAAGCTAGCTAAGAAGGAAGAACAACCTTGGGAAACAGTTTATACTATGGGTTACATTGGCCGTAAATAAGTACCCAAATTAACGTTGAAAGTAGGACTAAGAATAGCTCATCCTAGGATTCAATTCTGCTGGTTTGGAATGCAAAGTGCAGGAGGCGCTTTTGGTCCGAGTGTTCACTGACAAAAAATGCTGCCTATTTTGTGGGGGCGTGCTTTTGGGGGTGGAATGCATTGCCGCCATGCTGTTGCCAAAAACATCGGTGCAAAGTTGAGGGGACTTTTGACGCCATTCTTGACTCTTGGCCTTCTGTACACCTGTTCTCTTGAATTAAGCCTTTGACCAGCTTCCTTGAGCACTAATTAGGTCATATTGTATGCTTCCATAGGCTCCTCCCGTGGCTCTTCTATGCATCCAGCCTTTTCAAAGTGTGTTAAAAGTCCTCAAATTCTTGTTGGGTGTCTTTGCGGGACTTGGTGTTGGGCTAGGTACTTTTTGTACATCATCAAGGTAGTGCCTGCAAGCTGGCATGGTCACTACTATTACATCTTAATAGAAAAGGATTAGTCGTAATGAGCTAAATCACATGGTTGGTAGATGGACAATATGGAAAGAGGAATGACATATGTTTTGAAAACAGGAGCATCAATGTGCAGGAGATTAGAACTTCAATGTTTTTTGTTGTTCTGCTTTTGGTGTacggatttttattttaatgagacTGAGTCAATTCTAGATGTTTTAGGGTCCACGTAGAGTTGGGATTGTTTTTTTCTGAAGTTTTTTTTCCCTCTGTTGTATATATGGTTCTTCCAGCAGTACTAATATCAGTACAGATGTTAccagttttaaaaaataaatccacATTTGATATGGTGTTAGGTTACTTGTTGTATTATCCAGTCTGATACAAATCAATTGTCTGAATCTGATTGAAGATCCACCAGTGCAAAACAATGAAATCTTTTCTATCAGTTAGTTTTATTAAGCGACAAAGCTACGCAAAGTGAGGGGTCACcacttcatgggtgaaactatGCAATTTAGATAAATATGCGCTCAAAAGAATTACATGCGAAGTGATTCCGACGAGGAATCCGGTTATGAATCCCATCTTTGATGAGTTGGATTATTCTTGACATTATTGTAAATAAGCATTGAAATTagtatttttgttgttattggaTTGTTATATTACTAAAGTCATATATGtaccatatttttttattttctgtatATAGTAGTCCGGCCCTTCCCCAGACCTCGCATGGTGTGATCTTAGGGCCTTTaccctttttattgtttatttccAGTAAATAGTGCTCTTCACACAATGAACCATGCTCATCACTTCTTGCTTTCTGCTTCAAATCCTATGGGACCTTATTTTTGCTTCTTTGTGCTTTGCGCTATTAGAAAGACTTATTTCAGCCTGTTTCTGCTAGTTTGCACATTGTATTACACATCTTCTGTTGGCTTTTGCAGGTCAAAGCACTCTATGTGAAGAACATTCCAGAAAACACTGCTACTGAACAATTGAAGGAATTGTTCCAACGCCATGGTGAAGTTACCAGAGTTGTTATGCCACCAGCCAAGGTTGGTGGTAAACGAGACTTTGGATTTGTCCATTATGCAGAAAGGTCAAGCGCTCTGAAAGCTGTCAAAGACACTGAAACATATGAAGTGAATGGTAATGTTTCTAGACATGTAAATACCAACTGGAACACATACATTGCATGAAGGAAAACTCAGGATCTACATCTGAGTGTTCCACTGGCCCCTCCTGTAAATCACTTCTCCCCTTCTCAACaaggaaaataacaaaaagaaactaAATAAATCACGAGATAGAGAGAGGAGGGGTGAGGTCTAGAACTGTCGGTGGTCCATATCTAATTCTTTTGATTCTTCAAGCTAGGATTAAAAAGCAAGTAACTCCTTTgaagccccccccccccccccaaaaaaaaaaaaaaaaaaagaagggtgGGGGTGTTTGTGCTGACGAAGAAAGTAGAAACAGATTGAAGTGGTTCGTCATTGTGAGGACATACCTAAAGTGATCGATGAGTAGAGATGAATGTACTTGTGATATGTGTTTTTTAGGAAGTCCTTGATCATCTGAGAATTTTCATTTGTATTATATGACGCTTCAAGGATCTATTTAGGAATATTTAGTACCAGCCGAGGCTTTTTGTTGAACAATTCCTAGTTTGCTATTATTGATATTTTCTTAGGATTTGCTAAATCCAGTTGGAAAATTTAGCAACGGAAGTTGGAACTCTTATTCCTATATACATAAACTGTACCGATGACATATTCTGTTATATCATAGATAGATTATGTCTTGAAGTAAGGAGGATATCATAAAGATATTACAAAGAAGAAACGCTCATAAGTGTTGTCAGGAGTGTGAggccttttttgtttttgtgctGAACTTGGGGTGAAAGCATTCCAGATACTATAGCCTGTATTTGGATCAACTCTCATCCTGTGTAATTATTTCTAGGACTTTGAGGAAGTAAGTCTAGAGTTTGAGCTGTACTACACTAAGGTCAGGTTACTTCACTTTGTCAGGAATCTGGTGCCTTTGTTTCTGAATCAAAGCAAACTGACCATCTGACTATAGCCAATTTTCACATCACCTCCTCTCATCCTCTATAATTtcttttcaagattttgaaaTTAAGTATTGCAGTTTGGGCTGAGCAAAAAGTACTTAGTCCAATTGTCATTGACAtgcatttctttttttcatctGACTTTGGGGTGGGGTGTAAGCGATCTATATTCAGCtaattttttatcaacttttataACACTACAAATGTTTTATCTCAAGGGATTAAAacagttattttcaaatttgggACAATCAAACTATGATCAACCCGATCCCATTGTAATGGATGATGCCTGTTTTTTTCCTCAAATCAAACAGACTTTGGGGTGATTGCTCTAGATATTTCCCAGTTTTGGATCAACTCTCATCTGTGTATGCTCTTTTCCCTTTCAAGATCTTGAGACAGGTTCAATGCTTAGGGCTGTACTGAAACTAAAATCAACTCAGTTATCAGGAGTGTAATGTGTATTTCTGAATCCCGTGACagttatagttttttttttggatctaGTCATCCTGTGTAGATCTGTTTAAAGAATATGAACCTAGTTACGAAGTCTGAACTCTGGACTGTACCAACCTATACGATGATTAGTTCAACTAAAATCTAGATTAAAAAGGTACCTTACTCTTCCATCTCAAAGGAAGAAATTTCCATTACTCGGGTTTTGCAGCTCTTGCAAGatcaattaatttttagttGAGCCTAAAATTGGTTCAACCTATCACACAAATACGACTTTGTCAAAATTCATTGTTAGGTCAATTGCACTCAACAAGGACCCAGGATCAAATGAAAGTAGTAGAAATATAGTCAAAAGTATCTGAATGAACTGAATGGATCAAGTGATGGTTGCCTATGATGTATCCTCTCTTCCAAGTAGAAATTCATACTACAAGTCAAACTTCCAACCAAagaatcttttcattttttggttaAGTATTGAGGATCTTATTGATGATAACCTGCAAAAAGAGAATGATGCTTGGGTAACAAAAGAATCTCCTTTTTTGGGGTatcttcttgagtttgaaacTTCTAAAAATTCCTCCTTTGCTTTCCCGAGCTAGACCTGATTTGAACGTCGCTCTTATGGTGTTTTCTTGTGGGGTCGTTTGCTCCATCAAATTCTGCTTCCCTCCTTGCCATCAAGTAGCTTTTGGTGCGCCAGTTAGGTTATTCTAATTTGTCTTTTCCAACTTAAGAAAAAGAATGCTTACCCAAATTTGTTTTTGAGAAGCCAGCCTCAAAGATGATTCAACCTacatttttatcaattaattagaATTACTAACCTTGTGAAATATTCTTGAACCTCTCGTTACATTTGTGCTTTACTAGATGCCCTCagttgtttttctttcttttcatgcAAGACTCACTTTTTCTCTTTTGAGTATGAATGCTTTTATTTCATGGTATCATAGCATGACGTACCTATTATTATGTGTCCCAATGTTGAGCTGCATCttatgttgttcatgctctagTTGGCACACCTGAACAGGGTGAAGGGGGTTAAGTGGACCTACATTGCTTGTAGGACATGCAATCTATCTCCTTGTATGGTCATGGGTATTCCTCAcctcatgagctagcttttgaggttgagttgggCTATGGTCCATTTCTTATTAGATGCTTTGTTGCATTTAAACCACTAAAGGTAGGCATAGGGCAACtgttatcatattttattatggAATATATCAAGTTTGTTCTGAGTTGAGTTGTTGCTAGCACTGTAGGTTACAAATATTAGACTCTatgaaagaacataaaaattGGAGGACATGGCATCCTGCATCTTAGGGTTGAACTGGTGGCCAATGGGGTAGGAGGAGAATCATGAGGTGTTAGGTTCAAATAGGCAAAAACAAAAGGTGTTTTCTTACCATCCCCACCTTCGTGGGGAGTTATCTATACATGTAGTGGTCGGTGTTGGCAGGTACCGTTTGAATAGTTGAGGTGCATATACGTTGGTCCGGACACAAATGATTTGAATAAAGGCATCCTATCACTTTTACCTCAGGTCAAGTCTTCCTTAGTTTGAATGGTAAAAGCAGAAACTCTCCAAAATCATTGAAATACTAAAGCAAATATCATTCCACAATTGGGTTTAAATTCCTTgagctacttttttttttttttgaaggcATGTAATATGGTTAAAGATTGTgctttagtattttaaattattaaggATCCGTTTATGCATGAATATACTTTGATATTGCAAATTCTGGACTTCAGTATTTACAATACTAATTTGGGCATGAGTATTTGCAAATACACAACCTTTCAAGTGAATTATCGGGTGCCCATTCACagtttttttgaactttttgaaACTCTTTTTACCAATGAAGTTTATGGCGGATTTTTTTTAGCAATGAAGTTTATGGCGGGACATGTTTCTACTTCCACAAACTTTTCTCTACTCTGATTGAATTGCTCTTTACTTTTCAACTTCTACTCGAATATTGTACAATGCCTAATGAAAGAGTTGGGTTGTTGGGTCTTGGTATGTTTCCTGCTGATAGGTTGCTGGCTTTGAAGAGTATTGTCATCGTTGTATTGATATGTGCTTCCGTAAATACTTTTAGTTTCTCTCTCCGAATTATAATCTAGAATTTCCCTGTGCATTTAGTTGTGTGATCTCCATTTAATTGGTCTAAAATGATGTAAAAGCATGGAGGGCTACATAACTTTTAAAGAATGGAAATACCACGAGCACGAGGTTAATTTTCCCAATATGAGGGAGCATTTTGTGCACATTAGCGTTGGGATTAAAATGCCATGCATCTTTGTTTAGTCCAGTGTTGTCACAATTCTGAAATTCACATTCATGCGTCGATGTATGATGCTTCTCTATTCAGAGGTTTAACTTTACCTAGCATGTTAGTCTATGATATTGCTGTATTTTAATCAATCTGTCTACAATTCCTCAGCTGAAACTTGTTGGGGGTCAGCTATATGAAATCCCTGTACCAAACTAGAATTGTACTTGTGTATTTCACTTGGCAAATAAGTTAAGTGGATGTGGATTGCAGGTCAGATGTTAGAAGTAGTTCTTGCAAAGCCTCAGACTGAAAAGAAGTTTGATGCAGCTAGTCCTCACAATACGATGCCACATCATAATTATATCCCCCATCCAGGCTATGGTGCATTTCCGATGAACCCGTATGCACCTCTAACTGCTGGTTATGGTGCTGCTGCTGCTGCCGCTGCCGCTGCGTTCCAACAAGTATTTTCTTTGTACTTCATGTCTTCATCATCGATTCTTCACTTTGTAATTGATCGTATTCATCTCATAGATTACTATTCTTCTGCAGCCTATGATATATGGTAGAGGACCGATGCCAACAGGTATGCAGATGGTGCCAATGGTTTTACCAGATGGTCAGATCGGCTATGTCCTGTAAGTTCCTATGAATATTAACATGTCGTAATTCTGAAATATCAGTTTAAAGTTTCTTTCATCACTACTGTAATTTTCAGTTTTTTGTATTACTGGAGACTGGATGATCACATTATAACTAGATGTTCATATAAATGTCAAAATGTTGTAGTTTTGATAATGCAAAACCTTTTAATGTTGTGATATTTCCCATACAGCCAGCAGCCAGGAGTTCAGGCACCACCTGTTCGGCCTCGTAGGAACGACAGGAACAATGGTGCTGGTGGACCACAAGGACGAGGAGGAGGATCCAGTGGTGGCGGAGATGATTCCAACCGTGGTAGACGTTATCGACCATATTAGAGTCGGTGTAATGTTGTACTTGCTACTTACATTGAACACCAGACGAGTAATCCAGGACAACTATTTCCTGTTTCctctttatttataaaaaggAAACTTAGTTAAGTAAAAGTTAGACCAATCTCAGCAACTTAATGCGCATTGTAACTAAACAAAACATAGATGTTATCTGCTTGACTAGTTCATAAATTGCTTTATCAGTTGTTGAGATGAACTGCTTAGAGTCACTTGTAGCTTCACTGTTCGTCGTAATCGTCCCAAACGCCTCGTAACTGCAATGACATGATGTTTGTGTTTGCTTGTTCAAATTTTGgatagtttaagtgtctatttgcacacattcaaaaaaaaaaacaactaaacGGATATCACattgttgaaattttgaatagttCAAGTTCCATTTGCAAACTATAGTATCACTATAAGTATAAAATTAGAGGGAGTAATAAGctaaaaacacaataaaattgttttttttagtgTCTATGTTTAGTATTATTGTGCTATTCAAGCTATTGTATGTTCAAGTCTTCTTTCCAGTTCATCCAAACGAGTTCCCCAATCTTCTCTTATGCTCAATGGTTGAACAATTTTGCTACCGTAATCCGCCGTAGCTTCATCCTCTGCTGTTTGTTCACTCACTTTTCTACTACTACTTAACAGTGAACCATCTCTtccatttctctttttcttcattttccgtGCCGTTGCTTTTTCAAGTGCCTGCAATACGTCAAATCCGGTCAGTTTCTTCTCTTCATCCTTTAAATCTACTTGTACTTGTTCTTCTTCTGCTTGTTGTATGTTCGTTGTTTGTGATTTCTTCCAAAATCTCTGCTTCTGCTCTGCCGTATAACCTAAATGATTTGTTTGCGATTTCTTCTGAATTTGCTGCTTTTGCTCCGCCGTATATGCTAAATCGAGGTTTCTAAGCTGCGAGTAGAGCTGAAACTTCCTCGGAGCTCCGGCCGTAAGACAATTCGCCGCCGGTGTAGTGGTGGCGAATGGTGCCGGAGCGGCAAGTGAAAGGCTCATCGAGGCCCACATGATTTTTCTGGTTACAGTTTAGAGAGGGAGATTGGAgtataatacaaatacaaatacaaatggtGTGATTAGGTGTGTGGACCAGAATTATTTGGGCCTCAACCTTGTAAAAATGGTGTGGGCTAACCATTTCACCGGCATGTCATTGCAATATTCAATCGCTTCAATAACTCACATAGGTTAGCGATGTATTCGAGATATATCAAAGAGGAGATAGGATATTCGGTTACATAGTTGAGCAAAGTATCAGAGAGGGGAAGGATGTATCCGAGGGGTTAGAGATGTATTAACGAGAGAGAGGGAattgttgaatatatttttaaaatgatagaaatttttaaagattatgatataaTAAGATGTGTATTTAGGTGATTTTTCCATTACAAATCACTAATTCAATAGATTACAACTTGATAGACTTGAAACAACTCAAAACTTCAAATCTTCCCCATACTTTAATGCTCATGATTTCTCTCTATtgctttaaaaattaaaatgttggTAATCTTAAAGGAATACAAGACTTTCCTAAACTAATTtatataatcctaatataaccataatttcTTTTCCAACAAGAGAATTGTAACCAATTCTACACAGAAtaataattcaagaaaattaGAGTTCGTTTCTTACGAGACAAATATTTCACCAGTTTCATATTACTTGACTCATATTGAGACAAATATTTCGCCAGTTTCATATTACTTGACTCATATTGACCTGATACACCTCTTAAGAAACTTTCATTAAGAAATGCATTTTACTAAAGTAATCTGAGGTTCTGGATCTCTTAATTTGTCTAGTATTATGTTAAACATTCTTGTGTGTTCAACAATTCAAAGTCTACAATTGATGAAATGTGATCCATGGTcaaattaaaactaatttaatttcaaGTCTTCGGATTATTCgcttttcaattttcaaagtaAGTATATAGGTTCATGACATacataactaaataattaatcatatttgTCATTcgtggatatatatatatatatatatatagatagatagatagatagatagatactGACTTGAATGAACCTTAACACCTCTATGAAAGTagtaaatttcatttatttaagaaGTAAAGAATGTGTAATTAATTGTCTTATATATAAGTGTGTGCGcccataattttttatattaagtcGACTTGAcaaatataattctttttttcatatGATATTTTGTATCTATTTAgttcaagaaaattaaatgtttgattctttttttttatctatcatatatcttatttttctttttgaccGCCTCCATTAAGTAGTAAgatttcatttattcaagaataAAATGCATATGTAATTGTCTTATATATAAGTGAGTGCGCCCATAATCTTTAATATAACATTGATTTGATAGCTAGATTTTTTTTGACGTTTTATATTCGTTTAATTCAAAAAAAGCTAAATATTCAATTTCTTGTTTTCTATCTCAATGTGTCTCATTTCCTTTTTGCCCTGCCTTTATCAAGTagtaatatttcatttatttaagaaataataaaggcatatgtaatatatatatatatatatatatatatatatatatatatataaggtgtGTGTCCATAATCTTTAATACTACATCGATTTGATAACTGAATATCTTTTCATTCGATAATTTATgtcgattttttattttttatcggGACCATatgtatcattttctttttcctcgATCTGCCTCTATCATGTAGTAGgatttcatttattcaagaagTAAATGAATATGTGATTGTCCTATATGTAAATGTGTGCTTGCACATAATCTTTAATACTACATTGATTTGATAGCTGGATTTATTTTCATTCGATGTTTTGTAt
Proteins encoded:
- the LOC107002292 gene encoding heterogeneous nuclear ribonucleoprotein Q, whose amino-acid sequence is MAENTEIDDRVDLDDENYSEEEEDADAELIEDEGAGEVGDENGEEQSYDSGGGDSGREQSPEADMGDVSEPAADEEKPSASLSEEEQKEHAELLALPPHGSEVFIGGIPRDVSEEDLRDLCEPLGEIHEVRVMRNRDTGESKGFAFVAFKTKDEAQKTIEELHNKEYKGKTLRCSLSETKYRLFIGNVPKSWSDDDFRKVIDGTGPGAELIELIKDPQNPARNRGFAFVEYYNNACADYSRRKMVSTNFKLEGNSPTVTWADPKITPDHSSAAAQVKALYVKNIPENTATEQLKELFQRHGEVTRVVMPPAKVGGKRDFGFVHYAERSSALKAVKDTETYEVNGQMLEVVLAKPQTEKKFDAASPHNTMPHHNYIPHPGYGAFPMNPYAPLTAGYGAAAAAAAAAFQQPMIYGRGPMPTGMQMVPMVLPDGQIGYVLQQPGVQAPPVRPRRNDRNNGAGGPQGRGGGSSGGGDDSNRGRRYRPY
- the LOC107002293 gene encoding uncharacterized protein LOC107002293; protein product: MWASMSLSLAAPAPFATTTPAANCLTAGAPRKFQLYSQLRNLDLAYTAEQKQQIQKKSQTNHLGYTAEQKQRFWKKSQTTNIQQAEEEQVQVDLKDEEKKLTGFDVLQALEKATARKMKKKRNGRDGSLLSSSRKVSEQTAEDEATADYGSKIVQPLSIREDWGTRLDELERRLEHTIA